TTGCCCTGATCGTCTTCGGCCATCGCGTTGATCGTCAGGTCCCTGCGGATCAGGTCTTCTTCAAGCGTCACTTCGGGGCTGGCATGGAACACGAAGCCACCGTAACCCCTGCCGCTCTTGCGCTCCGTGCGGGCGAGGGCATATTCGTCGCCAGTCTTCGGGTCGAGGAATACCGGGAAATCAGCCCCTACAGGGCGAAACCCCCTGGCAAGCATTTCCTCGGCGGTGGCGCCCACCACGACCCGGTCGATATCGGTGACGGGAATGCCCAGCAGGCGATCGCGAACAGCGCCGCCGACTTTGTAGATTTGCATAAAAAACCTCCATTGAGCCGACAGGATAAACCTTTACGTCGGCCGTTCGGAGGCGAAAGCGCAGTTCAAAGATGAATAACGGCCAAGTCCAGGCGCCCATAGTCTCCTTCGGCTTGTTCGTTTCGTGGGGGGACATGGTGGGTTTTCATCACTTGATCGCCCTGCAAGGTTTCCAGATGAATGTCGAATCCCCAAAGACGATGCAGGTGCTTGAGTACCTCGTCAGTCGATTCACCCAAGGGTTTACGGTCGTGCTGCTGATGACGCAGCGTGAGGGACCGATCCCCGCGACGGTCGATGCTATAGATCTGCACGTTGGGCTCGCGGTTGCCCAGGTTGTATTGCGCCGCCAAGGTCTCTCGGATGGTGCGATAACCGCCCTCATCATGGATGGCGGGCACCAGCAGGTCGTCCTTCTGGTCATCGTCCAGGATGCTGAACAGCTTGAGATCCCGGATTACCTTGGGTGAAAGATACTGCAGGATGAAACTCTCGTCCTTGAAGCTGCTCATGGCGAACTTGATGGTAGACAGCCAATCCGAGCCGGCGATTTCCGGGAACCAGTGGCGATCCTCGTCGGTTGGGTTTTCGCACATGCGTCGGATATCGCGGTACATGGCAAAGCCCAGCGCGTAAGGATTGATACCGCTGTAATACGGACTGTCAAAGCCTGGCTGGAACACTACGCTGGTATGGGACGTGAGGAACTCCATCATGAAACCATCAGTGACCAGGCCCTCGTCGTAGAGGTCGTTCATCAATGTGTAGTGCCAGAACGTCGCCCATCCCTCGTTCATGACCTGGGTTTGGCGTTGCGGATAGAAATACTGGGCGATCTTGCGCACGATTCGCACGATTTCCCGCTGCCAGGGCTCCAGCAGCGGCGCGTGTTTTTCAATGAAATACAGGATGTTTTCCTGGGGCTCGGCCGGGAAGCGTGCGTTGTCTTTCTCGCTGTACTTGTCGGCGCCTTTGGGAATGGTCCGCCACAGATCATTGATCTGCTTTTGCAGATGCTCCTCGCGGTCCTTCTGGCGGCGGCGTTCTTCCTCGGCGGAAATCGGATATGGCCGCTTGTAGCGATCCACCCCGTAATTCATCAGGGCATGGCAGGAATCCAGCAGGTCTTCCACCGCATCGATCCCGTGGCGCTCTTCGCATTGCATGATGTACTGCTTGGCGAACACCAGGTAGTCGATGATCGAGCTGGCATCGGTCCAGGTGCGGAACAGGTAGTTGCCCTTGAAGAAGCTGTTGTGGCCATAGCACGCGTGAGCCACTACCAGCGCCTGCATGCAGATGGTGTTTTCCTCCATCAGGTACGCGATGCAAGGGTCGGAATTGATCACGATTTCGTAGGCCAGCCCCATCTGGCCGCGACTGTAGGATTTCTCTGTGCTGAGAAAATGCTTGCCGTAGGACCAGTGGTGGTAACCCAGCGGCATCCCGACGGATGCATAGGCGTCCATCATTTGCTCGGCGGTGATCACTTCGATCTGGTTTGGGTAGGTGTCCAATGCATAGCGGTCCGCGATACGGCTGATTTCGCGGTCGTAGGCCTGGATCAGCTCGAATGTCCACTCGGAGCCAGTGGAAATAGGCTGGCGCTTCTGCTCTTTTTTGGCGGTCATGTCACTAACCTGCGCTGGAAGAGTTCACGGAAGACCGGGTAGATATCCCCGGCCGAGACCAGTTGCTGCTGGGCAAACGTATCGGAAAAAGCTTCGGCGATGCGTTCGTATTCGTACCACAGGGCCTGATGTTCGCGTGGGGTAATTTCCACGTAGGTGTAGTACTGGACGAACGGCATGATCTGGTTGATGAGAATGTCCCGGCAGATGGGCGAGTCATCGTTCCAGTTGTCACCGTCGGACGCCTGGGCCGCGTAGATGTTCCACTCGTTGGCCGGGTAGCGTTCAGCCATGATTTCCTGCATCAGCTTCAAGGCGCTGGAAACGATGGTGCCGCCGGTTTCCCTGGAATAGAAGAATTCTTCTTCGTCGACTTCCCGGGCGCTGGTGTGATGGCGGATGAACACCACGTCGATCTTGTCGTAGTTCCGTTTCAGGAACAGGTACAACAAGATGAAGAACCGCTTGGCGATGTCCTTGGTGGCCTGGGTCATGGAACCGGACACGTCCATCAGGCAGAACATTACCGCCTTGGAGCTGGGATTCGGTTGCTTTACCAGCAGGTTGTATTTGAGGTCGAAGGTATCGAGGAACGGTACGCGATGGATGCGGGCGCTGAGTTTCTCGATTTCCGCTTCCAAGTCCTGAATGTCGCCGAAGTTGTCAGGTTCTTCTCTTTTAAGGCGAGCCAATTCTTCCTTGGCCTCGCGCAGTTTTGCCCGGCTGCTGCCCGACAGCGCGATGCGTCGGGCATGGGCCGAGCGAAGGGTGCGGATTATATTGATACGCGATGGATTGCCTTCGTTGCTGATACCGGCACGCACCGTCTTGAAGGTGTCGGTGCCGGTCAGGTTGCGCTTGACCAGGTTCGGCAGTTCCAGGTCCTCGAACATGAACTCTAGGAATTCCTCCTGGGTGATCTGGAACACGAACTCGTCCATGCCTTCGCCAGAGTTGCCGGCCTTGCCGGGCCCCTTGCCACCGCCTCCACCGGGTGGCCGAGGGATGTGCTCGCCACTGGTGAATTCCTTGTTTCCAGGATGCACGACAGTCTGCTTGCCACCGCGACCATGGTGAAGCACCGGCTCGTCGATGTCGCGACCGGGAATGCTGATTTGTTCGCCGTGTTCCATGTCCGTGATGGAGCGCCGGCTGACCGCCTCTTCGACGGCTTTCTTGATGTGGTCACGGTAGCGCCGCAGAAACCGCTGGCGGTTTACCGTGCTCTTGTTCTTGCCATTCAGGCGTCGGTCGATCACATAGCTCATAGGCCCCTCCGGGGGAGCTTCAAGTCGTAAGCTCCAAGCTGCAAGCGAAGCACCGTCGAGCCCACGGCTCAGGCGCTGTTCCTTGCAGCTTGTGGCGAGAAGCTTGCCGCTGCTTATTGCGATTTGCGGACCCGCAGGTACCACTCGGAGAGCAGCCGTACCTGTTTGTCGGTGTAGCCACGTTCGACCATGCGTGTAACGAAGTCGTTGTGTTTTTGCTGGTCCTCCTTGCTGGCCTTGGCATTGAAACTGATTACAGGCAGCAGGTCTTCGGTGTTGGAGAACATTTTCTTCTCGATGACCACCCGCAATTTCTCGTAGCTGAGCCACGTCGGGTTCTTGCCGTTGTTGTTGGCCCGGGCACGCAGCACGAAGTTGACGATCTCGTTGCGGAAATCTTTCGGATTGCTGATGCCGGCCGGTTTCTCGATTTTTTCCAGCTCCTCGTTGAGGGCCACGCGGTTGAGGATCTCGCCGGTTTCCGGATCGCGGTATTCCTGGTCCTGGATCCAGAAGTCCGCGTACAGCACATAACGGTCGAAAATGTTCTGACCGTATTCGCTGTAGGACTCCAGGTAGGCAGTCTGGATTTCCTTGCCGATGAACTCGATGTAGCGGGGCGCCAGGTACTCCTTGAGGAAACGCAGGTAGCGCTCGCGGGTTTCCGCCTGGAACTGTTCCTGCTCGATCTGCTGTTCGAGCACGTACAACAGGTGGACCGGGTTGGCGGCGATTTCATGGGGATCGAAGTTGAAGACCTTGGACAGGATCTTGAACGCAAAACGCGTCGACAGGCCATTCATCCCTTCGTCCACCCCGGCGTTGTCGCGGTACTCCTGGATCGACTTGGCCTTTGGATCGGTGTCCTTGAGGTTCTCGCCGTCGTACACCCGCATTTTCGAATAGATGTTGGAGTTTTCCGGCTCCTTGAGGCGCGACAATACGGTGAACTGGGCAAGCATTTTCAGCGTGTCGGGCGCGCAATGGGCCTTGGACAGCGAGCTGTTGAACAGCAGCTTGTCGTAGATCTTCACCTCATCGGAAACCCGCAGGCAGTACGGCACCTTGACGATGTAGATCCGATCGATGAAGGCCTCGTTGTTCTTGTTGTTGCGGAAGGTGTGCCATTCCGACTCGTTGGAGTGAGCCAGCAGGATGCCGGTGAACGGGATAGCCCCCAGGCCCTCGGTACTGTTGTAGTTGCCTTCCTGTGTGGCGGTGAGCAGTGGGTGCAGCACCTTGATAGGCGCCTTGAACATTTCGACGAATTCCATCAGGCCCTGGTTGGCCCTGCACAGCGCGCCGGAATAGCTATAGGCGTCGGCGTCGTTCTGCGGGAATTCCTCGAGCTTGCGAATATCGACTTTACCCACCAGGGCCGAAATGTCCTGGTTGTTTTCATCCCCGGGTTCGGTCTTGGCCACCGCGATCTGATTGAGGATCGACGGATAGAGCTTGACCACGCGGAACTGGCTGATGTCACCGCCGAATTCGGCCAGGCGCTTGGTGGCCCATGGCGACATGATGGTATTGAGGTAACGGCGAGGAATGCCGAAGTCTTCTTCGAGAATCTCGCCGTCCTCGGTGGCGTTGAACAGCCCCAGTGGGGATTCAAAGACTGGCGAGCCCTTGATGGCGTAAAAGGGCACCTTCTCGATCAGTTGCTTGAGTTTTTCGGCCAGGGACGATTTGCCGCCGCCCACGGGGCCGAGCAGGTAGAGGATTTGTTTCTTCTCCTCCAGGCCTTGGGCGGCATGGCGGAAATAGGACACGATCTGTTCGATGCATTCTTCCATCCCGTGGAAGTCAGCAAAGGCCGGGTAGCGGCGGATCACTTTGTTGGAAAAGATCCGCGAGAGCCTCGAGTTGGCCGAGGTATCCAGCAGTTCCGGTTCTCCGATGGCCAGCAACAAACGCTCCGCGGCCGATGCGTAGGCACTGCGGTCCTGCTTGCAGAGTTCGAGGTATTCCTGCAGCGAGCACTCCTCCTGCCGCGTGGACTCGAAACGTTGCTGGAAGTGGCTAAAAATACTCATGACGTCACCTCGCTCGATACGTGGAGCCGGTGTCGGATCAATCAGTCGATGCTGGACAGCCGCTGGGAACCCAGCTGCCGTTTACCCCCCAGAATGCTTTCAAGAATGTACGCTCCTGAAAGCTGACTCCCGATGACCCGCGCGCCGGTGTACCGGCTCTCCCCTGTTTTGGATGGCCTGAGGCTAAGGATAGTTCGGAATCGGAGAGGTAAAGGTTGAATACGTAATTAGTTGTGGCAGACCGTTCGTCTGCCATCGCCCAAGCCCACGGTTCATGCGGGCTTGGCCGGCATAAAAAATTATTCGTCGGTGCCTTGCGCTGTTTCGCCAGGATAAGTCGCGCGCCACAGCTCAAAACCGCCGTCCAGGCTGTAGACATCGCTGAAGCCCTGGCTGACCAGGTAACCCGCTGCGCTCTGGCTGGAGTTGCCGTGGTAGCAGACTACAACGGTAGGCGCATCCAGGTCGGCGGCACGGATGAAATCGGCGATGGAATGGTTGTCCAGGTGTTTCGACCCCGGGATATGGTTTGCGGCATAGGTCTGTGGGTCGCGTACGTCGACGACGATTGCGCCTTGCTCACGCAGGGCTTGGGCCTGCTCGGGAGGAATACGTTTGAATTCGGTCATGAAAAAACTCCTGTGGCCTGAAGCGCGGCGCCGATCAAACGGCGGTGCCGGCCGGCAATGATGCAATGGTCGGTTGTTGAGGTTTGGCGTGGCCGTCTTCGGCGCAATCGCAGCGCAGCAACTCGCCGCTGTCGACATTCATCAGCGTCATCGCGCTGCCCCAGACGCAGCCGGTATCGAGGGCGAAGACGCCAGGCTCGTCGCTTTGACCCTCAAGCGCAGCCCAATGTCCAAAGATAATCTTCAGGTTCCGGGTCTTGCGTTCCTTGTGCTTGAACCACGGCGCGTAGCCGGGCGGCGCGGTTTCGATGCCTTCCTTGCCCTTGAGATCAAGCTTTCCGTCGCGGGTGCAGAAGCGCATGCGGGTGAAGTAATTGGTGATGACACGAAGGCGCGCCGCGCCGGTAAGATCATTGTCCCACTTGACTGGCTCATTGCCGTACATGCCGTCCAGATATGGGCCGAACAGGTTGTCGTCACGCAACGCCTGCTCGACCTCGCTGGCGCATTTCAATGCCTTGCGCAGTGACCACTGGGGCGGGATGCCGGCATGGACCAGCGCCAGATTGCGCGCCTCGTCATAGTGCATGAGCTTTTGCTGGCGCAACCATTCGAGCAACTCGATGCAGTCCGGGGCATCGAGGATTTCGCTCAATGTGTCGGACTTTTTCAAGCGCTCGATATTCCGCCAGACGGCCAGCAGGTGCAGGTCATGATTGCCCAGCACGCACACCAGCGACTGACGGATGCCATAGAGGAAACGAAGGGTTTCGAGCGACTGCGGGCCCCGATTGACCAAGTCGCCCACCAGCCAGAGCGTGTCTTTTTGGGGATCGAACGCGACCCGTTCGAGCAAGCACTTGAGCGGGTCGAGGCAGCCTTGCAGGTCACCGACCGCATACGTCGCCATCAGTGCAAGGCTCCGGGCACCGCCAGGCGAAAGGGCTTGATGATGGCGTCGAAGCGTTTACCGTCTTCGGCCAACATCTGGTAGGTGCCCTGCATCGTACCGACCTGGGTGGTCATCACGGTGCCGCTGCTGTAGCTGTGGCTCTGGCCCGCGTCGATCAGCGGCTGCTGGCCAACCACGCCGTCGCCACGGACCTCCTCGACATGGCCGTCGCCGTCGGTAATAACCCAATGGCGCGAGAGCAATCTGGCCGGTAGCGAGCCGTTGTTGCACACGGTGATGGTGTAGGCGAAGGCGAAACGGTTGTGCTCGGGTTGCGACTGTTCTGCCAGAAAGCGGGTGGCGACGCTGACGTCGACCTTATAACGAGGATCGGACATGCAAAAAGGCCTTAGAAGCGGGACGCGGGCGTAACTGAAGAGGTCAGTCTAGGCCAAGTATCGGGTAGTAGACCAGACCGGCGTACTGCCCGATAGCGTCTTGGCTCGTCAGCTGGCGTCGGCCTTGGGCGCCACCTGTTCACTGAGCGTGTCGGCCAGGCGTACGAACGCCGCCAGGTCCAGTTGCTCGGGGCGCAAGCTGCCGTCGACGCCGGAGGCTTCGATCTCGGCGCTGCTGAGCAACAGCTTCAAGGTGTTACGCAAGGTTTTGCGACGCTGATTGAAGGCTTCGCGCACAACGCGCTCCAGCAGGCGATGGTCCTTGGCTGGGTGCGGCAGGACTGCATGGGGCACCAGGCGGACGATGGCGGAGTCGACTTTCGGCGGTGGGTTGAACGCGCCGGGGCCTACGTTGAACAGATGATCGACCCGGCAATGGTACTGGACCATGATCGACAAACGACCCCAATCGCCCCCGCCAGGACCGGCGGCGAGTCGCTCGACCACTTCTTTTTGCAGCATGAAGTGCATGTCGCGAATCAGGCCGGCATTGTTCAGCAGGTGGAAAATCAGCGGTGTAGAGATGTTGTACGGCAGGTTGCCGACGACTCGAAGGCTGCCCGGCGCTGCATTCAGGCTGTTGAAGTCAAACTTCAGCGCGTCGCCCTGATGCAGGTTGAAATTGCTCTTGCCGGCGAATTGCTGGTTGAGGATCGGGACCAGGTCCTTGTCCAGTTCAACCACGTCCAGTTGCGCGCCGCTGTCGAGCAAGCCTTCGGTCAGTGCGCCCTGGCCCGGCCCGATCTCGAGCAAACGATCATCGGGCTTGGCGTTGATGGAGCGCAGGATCCGGTCGATCACACCCGCGTCATGCAGGAAGTTCTGGCCGAAGCGCTTGCGTGCGCGGTGTTGGTATTGCTCGGTCATAAATGGGTCTCGGCCATCTGGTAGGCGGTTTCCAGCGCGACTTGCAGGCTGCCGGTGTCGATCTTGCCGCTGCCGGCCAAGTCCAGGGCTGTGCCGTGATCTACGGATGTGCGGATGATCGGCAGGCCCAGGGTCACGTTGACCGCTGCGCCGAAGCCTTTGTACTTCAGCACGGGCAGGCCCTGGTCGTGGTACATCGCCAGCACTGCGTCGCAGTGCTCCAGGTATTTGGGAGTAAACAGAGTGTCGGCAGGCAGCGGGCCACGCAGGTCCATGCCCTCGCTGCGCAAGCGCTCCAATGTAGGTTCGATGATGTCGATTTCTTCACGGCCCAGGTGTCCGCCTTCGCCGGCATGGGGGTTCAGTCCGCACACCAGGATGCGAGGCCGGGCGATGCCGAATTTTTCCTTGAGGTCGGCGTGCAATATCCGCGTGACCCTTTCCAGGCGTTGCGGCGTGATTGCATCGGCGATGTCCCGAAGGGGCAGGTGAGTGGTGACCAGGGCCACGCGAAGGCCTCGGGTGGCAAGCATCATCACGACTTGCGAGGTGTGGGTCAGGTCGGCCAGGAACTCCGTGTGCCCGGAGAAGTGGATGCCCGACTCATTGATTACCCCTTTGTGCACCGGCGCGGTGATCATGCCGGCGAATGCCCCATCCAGGCAGCCTTGGCCGGCGCGGGTCAGGGTTTCGAGGACGAACGCCGCGTTGGCAATGTCCAGTTGTCCGGCGGTGACCGGGGCGCCCAAGGGCGTATCCCAGACATATAAGCTGCCGGCAGGCGCCGGGGCATCCGGCCAGGCGTCTGGCGCCACCGATAAAAGGTTTATGGCCACGCCCAGCTGCGCGGCCCGCTCAAGGAGCAGGTCGCGGCTGGTGATGGCGATCAGGGGGTGCGGCTGGGCTTGCGAGGCGAGCAGCAGGCACAGGTCGGGACCGATGCCGGCGGGCTCGCCGGGGGTCAGCGCGAAACGCTTGGGTTTCACTGCGCTGCCTGGTCTGCACCAGGGAGTTTGATCTCAACGTAGGCTTCGTCGCGAATCTGACGCAGCCAGGTTTGCAGCTCTTCGTCGTACTTGCGGTTACGCAATACCGTCATCGCCTGCTGCTCACGTGCCTGGGTGGTGCTGTCGGTGGCGCGGCGGCCAAGGACTTCCAGTACGTGCCAGCCATAAGGGCTCTTGAACGGCTTGGACAGCTGGCCCTGCGGTGTCTCGGCCATGACCTGGCGGAACTCGGGAACCAGCGCGTTCGGGTCGACCCAGTTCAGGTCGCCGCCGTTCAGGGCTGATCCGGGATCTTCCGAGAAACTCTTCGCCAGTTCCGCGAAGTCTTCGCCCGAGGTGATGCGCTCGTACAGCTTTTCAGCCAGACGTTGGGTCTCGGCTTCGCTGCGGATTTCGCTGGGTTTGATCAGGATATGGCGAACATGCACTTCGTCACGCACCTGGGTACCGCCACCGCGTTTTTCCAACAGTTTCAGAATGATGAAACCGCCAGGGGTGCGGGCCGGCTGGGTAATGTCGCCCACGGCCATGGTGCTGAGCTCACGGTCAAACGGAGGTGGCAACTGGGCGGCCTTGCGCCAGCCCATGTCGCCGCCTTCCAAGGCGTTCTCACTGGCCGAGCGGGCTACCGCCATCTGGCCAAAGTCAGCGCCTTGCTTGAGCTGCTGGTAAACGTCCATCGCCTGGCGGTAAGCACTCTGAATTGCTTCGGAGTTGGCGCTTTCCGGCGTAGGAATCAGGATATTTGCCAGGTGTAGTTCCTCGGACAGCTGCATCTTGCCGAGGTCGGAAGCCAGGAAGTTCTTCACTTCCTGCTCGGACACCTGGATGCGTTCTGCCACGCGGCGCTGACGTACCCGGCTGATGATCATCTCGCGACGGATCTGGTCGCGGGCATCGTCAAAAGACAGGCCGTCGCGGGCCAGGGCGGCGCGGAACTGGTCGATGGTCATATTGTTGCGCTGGGCAATGGTGCCAACGGCCTGGTTCAGTTCTTCATCGGTGATGCGGATGCCGGAGCGTTCGCCAATCTGCAGTTGCAGGTTTTCGACGATCAGACGCTCGAGCACCTGCTGGTCCAGCACGCCGGGTGGTGGCAAGCCGCCGCCACGTTTGGCGATGGTTTGCTGCACTTCATGGACCCGCTGGTCCAGCTGGCTCTGCATGACCACGTCGTTGTCGACGATGGCCACTACCTTGTCGATGGACTGTACCGCGGCGTTTGCCGCGGTACCCAGGAACAACGCGCCCAGCATCAGCGGGCGCAGACAATCAGAAAGCTTGATCTTCACGTTCACGATAACCTTGGATGCCTTTGTCGAGGAAGCTCTCTACCTTGGCGCCGGTCAGGCCGCCGAGTCCCTTCAGAACAATTTGTAGGAAGATGCCGTGGTCGCCTTTTTCGTTTTCCGGGGCGGCTTGACTGAACTCTTCATAGTCGACCCAGTAACGGTTGATCAGGCGCAGTTTCCAGCAGCAGTTGTCGTATTCGAAACCACCGAAGGCTTCCAGGGTACGGTTGCGGTTGTAGTCATACTGCCAGCGGCTGATTGCGTTCCACTGCGGCACGATCGGCCAGATGACCGAGAAATCGTGCTGCTTGATCTTGTAGTAGTCCTTCACGTAGCCAGGCGTGCCCGGCGTACCGTAGTCGCCGCCGCCCACTTGCCATTGACCCGTGGCCTCGTCGTAGCGGACCTGGTCGTTGCGATAGCGGTAACCGGCGTTGATGACCTTGTTCGGGTTGTCCTCAGGCTGGTAGTGGAACATCGCGCTGCCCGAGCGAGGGCTGTGGGTGTCCGGGTCCCAGTTGTAGGAAGCCGTGGTGCGCCAATCGCGGTTCCAGCGGAATTCGTATTCCAACGCGTACGGGGAAACGTCCGACTTGGCGTCTTCACGTGTCTTGAAGTCGATACCCGGCAGTTGGACTTCGCGGTCCTTGAAATAAAGGGCCTGGCCGACGCTGATGCGCTGGCGCTCGAAGCCGTTTTCTTCGATCCAGCGGCTGGTCACGCCCAGGGACAGCTTGTTCTCGTCGCCGACACGGTCGGAGCCGGTGAAGCGGTTGTCCCGGAACAGCGAGGAATAGCTGAAGGTCGATTCGCTGGTATCGAACACCGGAATATCGCTCTGGTCCTTCTCTGGTACGTAGAGGTAGAACAGGCGAGGTTCCAGGGTCTGGCGGTAGTTGCTGCCGAACCATTGGGTATCGCGGTCGAAATACAGGCCGCTGTCGATGCTGGCGATCGGAACACCACGGCTCTGGCTACTGCTGTAGGTGCCGCGCAGGCGGTCAGCTTCGGCGCTCTGCGAAGCAACCTGTGCTTGGCCTCTGCTATCCAAGTCCAGGTCATATTGGGTGTACTGGTACTTGAGCGACGGTTTGATATAGCCATAGCTTGCCGTCATCGGCAGGCTGACTACAGGTGCCAGGTTCAGGCGGTCGCCATTAGCCCTGGCCAAACCGCGGATGTTGTTGTCAAGGAACGGATCAGTATTACCGTCTTCGTCGGTGTAGTCACCGGTCCGCAAATCACGATCAAACCGCACCAGTTCAGTCTTGTAAGCGAAGTCCAGGCCATACGGGTGGTCGGGCAGCGAGCCGTTGAAGGTAATCTGAGGCAGGCGGTTATATGGCGTGATCTTCGAAATCGTCGCCATCTGGTAAGCCTGGGCATTCAGCCGCGCGGTGTAGTTGTCGCCGCGATAGCTGACCACACCCTGCTGATTCACATAGTCCTTGGACTCGACGCCAATCTGATCGGTCTGCAGATCCTGGAAGTAATACGGATCGCTGATCTTGGTGTAGTCGACTTCCGTCAGCACGCGCGAATCCAAGCCGCCCTTGTGCTGCCAGTTGTACATATAGCGGGTCTTGCTGTAGTCGGACTGCTTGGCGCGTTCGTCTTCTTCGTCGTTGAGGTACGCGGCGCCGAACTGACCTTCGCTGGTCGGAGTCAGGTAACGGAATTCGCCTTCCATCAACAGGCCGCGCTTGCTCATGTAGCGCGGGTACAACGTGGCGTCGTAGTTCGGTGCCAGGTTGAAGTAGTACGGAGTGACCAGCAGGAAGCCGGTATCGCTGCCGCTGCCGATGGTCGGCGGCAGGAAGCCGGACTGACGGCGGTCGTCGATCGGGAAGTAGATGTAAGGCGTATACAGGACCGGAATGTCCTTGACTCGCAGCGTCACGTTGGTCGCGGTGCCGAAACCGGTGGCCGGGTTCAAGGTGATGTTGTTGCCCTTGAGCGACCACGCGTTGCTGCCCGGTTCGCACGTGGTGTACGTACCGTCCTTGAGACGGATGATCGCGTTTTCGGCGCGGCGCGCATAAAGGGCGTTACCACGGATACGCGACTTGTGCATCACGTACTCGGCGTTGTCGACCTTGGCTTCGCCAGTGTCCAACTGCACATCGGCGTGATCGCCGACAATCAGCGCACCGTTGTCACGCACGCGCACGTTGCCGTTCAGCTCGCCGCGGTTCTCGGCCTGGTACAGGCTGGCCTCGTCGGCCTCGACCTGCATGCTGCCCTGGCGCATGACGACGTCACCGGCGAGGGTTGCCACCTGCTGTTCCTGCTCATAGCGCGAAGCCTTGGCGCCCAGGAACGTCGGGGCGTCGCTTTTGGCCGTCTTGTCGTTCATGCCGGGGCGCGTCGGTTCGATATACGCGCCGGCGCAGTAAGGGCCGGTTTCAGCCAGTTGCGCAGGCGTGAGGTTTTCGCGCGGAACCCAGTCCAGGTGACTGTAGTCTGCACTGCGCGACTTCAGGCCTCGGCCCTTGGCTTCGGTGACGAGCATCGGTTTTTCGCCGGCTTCTTCACTTGAACCGCTCTCGGCCGGGGCGCTGCCGCTGTCGGCGACCGCGCTGCCTTCATGCACGGGACGCGGCGGCAATGCGGCGGCCGGAGTCTTGGGTGAACAGTCCCAGGCACCCGAAGCGGAGACGGAGCAGTCATACTGCTGCGCCGCGACGACGAATGAAGAGGCCAGGGGTTGCAGGGCCAGCAGACTGCCGGTGACCAGCAACGGAAATTTTTTACGAAACGCGGGGGATTTCAATGCCATCTTATTAGTCCGGGCTTCCTGCGTGCCATCTGCCCGCGGTGTGGGCCGCACGCCTCTCGATGGTCTGAAAAAGATGCTGGATAATAAAGCATGACCCGCTTGACGGCTAGCGCCGTCGGAGACCCTTGTAATGCCCGACCAAGATGTACGCTTGCAACACCTGAAAGTTTGGCTCGATGAACAGCTGCCGATCCTTTTCAATCAACAGGGCTGGGGCGCCGTACCCCCGGCCACGTTGACCGCCGCCAGTAGTGACGCGAGTTTCCGGCGGTATTTCCGCTGGGAAGGCGAGGGGCGCAGTTTGATCGTCATGGATGCGCCACCGCCCCAGGAAAACTGCAAACCCTTCGTGGATATCGCTTTTTTGCTGGCAAAATCCGGCATCAACGTGCCAAAAATTTATGCCGAGGACTTTGAGCGCGGTTTTCTTTTGCTCAATGACTTGGGCAACCAGACCTATCTGGATGTAATCAGCGACGAAAATGCCGACGATTTATTCCGTGATGCCCTGCAAGCCTTGCTGGCTTTTCAGCAACTGCCGAAGGTGGCCCCGTTGCCCAGCTATGACGTTGCGTTGCTGCGTCGCGAGCTGGAACTGTTCCCTGAGTGGTACGTCAAGCGCGAGCTGGGCATCGAGTTCGATGGAGCCCAGCAACAGCTTTGGCAACAGGCCAG
The Pseudomonas marvdashtae genome window above contains:
- the apaG gene encoding Co2+/Mg2+ efflux protein ApaG, whose amino-acid sequence is MSDPRYKVDVSVATRFLAEQSQPEHNRFAFAYTITVCNNGSLPARLLSRHWVITDGDGHVEEVRGDGVVGQQPLIDAGQSHSYSSGTVMTTQVGTMQGTYQMLAEDGKRFDAIIKPFRLAVPGALH
- the rsmA gene encoding 16S rRNA (adenine(1518)-N(6)/adenine(1519)-N(6))-dimethyltransferase RsmA is translated as MTEQYQHRARKRFGQNFLHDAGVIDRILRSINAKPDDRLLEIGPGQGALTEGLLDSGAQLDVVELDKDLVPILNQQFAGKSNFNLHQGDALKFDFNSLNAAPGSLRVVGNLPYNISTPLIFHLLNNAGLIRDMHFMLQKEVVERLAAGPGGGDWGRLSIMVQYHCRVDHLFNVGPGAFNPPPKVDSAIVRLVPHAVLPHPAKDHRLLERVVREAFNQRRKTLRNTLKLLLSSAEIEASGVDGSLRPEQLDLAAFVRLADTLSEQVAPKADAS
- the pdxA gene encoding 4-hydroxythreonine-4-phosphate dehydrogenase PdxA, whose translation is MKPKRFALTPGEPAGIGPDLCLLLASQAQPHPLIAITSRDLLLERAAQLGVAINLLSVAPDAWPDAPAPAGSLYVWDTPLGAPVTAGQLDIANAAFVLETLTRAGQGCLDGAFAGMITAPVHKGVINESGIHFSGHTEFLADLTHTSQVVMMLATRGLRVALVTTHLPLRDIADAITPQRLERVTRILHADLKEKFGIARPRILVCGLNPHAGEGGHLGREEIDIIEPTLERLRSEGMDLRGPLPADTLFTPKYLEHCDAVLAMYHDQGLPVLKYKGFGAAVNVTLGLPIIRTSVDHGTALDLAGSGKIDTGSLQVALETAYQMAETHL
- the surA gene encoding peptidylprolyl isomerase SurA — encoded protein: MKIKLSDCLRPLMLGALFLGTAANAAVQSIDKVVAIVDNDVVMQSQLDQRVHEVQQTIAKRGGGLPPPGVLDQQVLERLIVENLQLQIGERSGIRITDEELNQAVGTIAQRNNMTIDQFRAALARDGLSFDDARDQIRREMIISRVRQRRVAERIQVSEQEVKNFLASDLGKMQLSEELHLANILIPTPESANSEAIQSAYRQAMDVYQQLKQGADFGQMAVARSASENALEGGDMGWRKAAQLPPPFDRELSTMAVGDITQPARTPGGFIILKLLEKRGGGTQVRDEVHVRHILIKPSEIRSEAETQRLAEKLYERITSGEDFAELAKSFSEDPGSALNGGDLNWVDPNALVPEFRQVMAETPQGQLSKPFKSPYGWHVLEVLGRRATDSTTQAREQQAMTVLRNRKYDEELQTWLRQIRDEAYVEIKLPGADQAAQ